Proteins encoded within one genomic window of Humulus lupulus chromosome 1, drHumLupu1.1, whole genome shotgun sequence:
- the LOC133796057 gene encoding BTB/POZ domain-containing protein NPY2-like, translating to MKFMKLGSKPDSFQNEGKNVRYVPSELTTDITVNVGDVKFNLHKFPLLSKSVYLQKLVATASDENSEGVDISDIPGGSDAFEICAKFCYGMTVTLNPHNVVAARCGAEYLGMHETIEKGNLIYKIDVFLSSSIFRSWKDSIIVLQTTQSLLPMSEDLKLVGRCVESIATKACVDVSKVDWSYTYNRKKISEETCNEPNLNGGVKRPVPKDWWVEDLCELEIDLYNRVITNIKSKSLVSSEVIGEALKAYAYRRLPGLSRGIIQSGDVVKYQSTVDAIVCLLPAERGSVSCSFLLKLLKAASLVDSRDMVKEELVRRIGQQLEEASVNDILIRAPEEDTAMYDVVVVQKIVEEFLRQDQNTEIESLEDGDHLQRVQPGILSDASKLMVAKLIDGYLAEIAKDPNLPLSKFVGLAEIVSGISRPAHDGIYRAIDMYLKEHPGITKSERKRICKLMDCRKLSVDACMHAVQNERLPLRVVVQVLFFEQVRAAASSGSSTPDLPKSIKDLNSTSHGSSRSATTNTEEDWDAVATAEELRALRGELASLRLSNGVSGSERNGGGDVKSGVDKATISKMRGLLKSKKIFAKLWSSKGAQGENSGSDSSESLGSANPEEVKSTPSRNRRHSVS from the exons ATGAAGTTTATGAAACTTGGATCCAAGCCGGACTCCTTTCAGAATGAAGGGAAAAATGTCAG GTATGTGCCAAGTGAGTTGACTACAGACATCACTGTAAATGTAGGGGATGTAAAGTTTAATCTGCATAAG TTTCCTCTTTTATCAAAGAGTGTCTACTTGCAGAAGTTGGTTGCTACAGCTAGTGATGAAAACAGTGAGGGAGTTGATATTTCTGACATTCCTGGTGGCTCTGATGCCTTTGAGATCTGTGCCAAATTTTGTTATGGCATGACTGTTACCCTCAACCCCCATAATGTTGTTGCAGCAAGATGTGGGGCTGAGTACTTAGGAATGCATGAGACTATTGAGAAAGGAAATCTCATATACAAGATAGATGTCTTCCTTAGCTCTAGCATTTTCCGCAGTTGGAAGGACTCCATCATAGTTCTTCAGACTACACAGTCTCTCTTACCAATGTCTGAGGACCTGAAATTGGTTGGCCGCTGTGTTGAGTCTATAGCTACCAAGGCCTGTGTTGATGTATCAAAAGTTGACTGGTCATATACCTATAATCGGAAAAAGATATCTGAGGAAACCTGTAATGAACCAAATTTGAATGGTGGCGTAAAGCGTCCTGTGCCGAAGGATTGGTGGGTTGAAGATTTGTGTGAGCTTGAGATTGATCTATACAATCGTGTCATAACAAATATAAAAAGCAAATCACTAGTGTCTTCTGAAGTAATTGGCGAAGCCCTGAAAGCTTATGCGTACAGAAGGTTGCCTGGCTTAAGCAGGGGTATTATCCAGTCTGGAGATGTGGTAAAATATCAGTCAACAGTAGATGCAATTGTTTGTCTGTTGCCTGCCGAGAGAGGCAGTGTCTCTTGTAGTTTCCTGCTAAAGTTGTTGAAAGCAGCGAGTCTTGTGGACTCTAGAGATATGGTCAAGGAAGAGCTTGTGAGAAGAATAGGGCAGCAATTGGAGGAGGCATCTGTAAATGACATTTTGATACGAGCACCGGAAGAGGACACTGCAATGTATGACGTTGTTGTTGTGCAGAAAATAGTTGAGGAGTTCTTAAGGCAAGATCAGAACACTGAGATTGAATCACTAGAAGATGGCGATCACCTCCAGAGGGTGCAGCCTGGGATTTTATCTGATGCTTCCAAGTTGATGGTTGCCAAGTTGATTGATGGCTATCTAGCTGAAATCGCAAAGGATCCGAATTTACCATTGTCAAAGTTCGTTGGTCTTGCTGAGATAGTATCAGGTATCTCTCGGCCTGCACATGATGGGATATATCGAGCCATTGACATGTATCTCAAG gAACACCCGGGGATCACCAAAAGTGAGAGGAAAAGGATATGCAAACTGATGGACTGCAGAAAGCTATCTGTTGATGCTTGTATGCATGCCGTACAAAATGAGAGACTCCCATTGCGGGTGGTTGTGCAGGTACTCTTTTTTGAGCAGGTGAGGGCTGCTGCATCGTCAGGCAGCAGCACTCCTGACCTGCCTAAGAGCATCAAGGATTTAAACAGCACCTCTCATGGGAGCTCAAGGTCTGCGACAACAAACACAGAGGAAGACTGGGATGCAGTGGCCACAGCTGAGGAGCTCAGGGCCCTTAGGGGGGAGCTAGCCTCGTTGAGGTTAAGCAATGGAGTTAGTGGAAGTGAGAGGAATGGTGGTGGAGATGTCAAAAGTGGTGTGGACAAGGCTACTATAAGTAAAATGAGAGGGCTACTTAAATCCAAAAAGATCTTTGCAAAGCTCTGGTCAAGCAAAGGGGCACAAGGTGAGAATAGTGGCTCCGATTCCTCGGAGAGTCTCGGCTCTGCCAATCCAGAAGAAGTTAAATCAACACCCTCCAGAAATAGGAGACATTCAGTTTCGTAG
- the LOC133796093 gene encoding probable N-acetyltransferase HLS1: protein MEVQEELVMISVRELDLKKDSAAVEELESRCETTASAGKMSLFTHLLGDPISRIRHSPSFLMLVAEVGVEKKIAGIIRGCIKTVTCGQKSIRSVSHTNKNGHDSATATPLCAKLAYILGLRVSSSHRRKGIGSKLIKKMEEWFRKNGAEYSYMATELDNESSLNLFTRKFHYTKFRTPSVLVQPVFAHPLPTYKNRVTIFKLTPTDAESLYRSRFSATEFFPSDIDRVLNNKLHLGTYVAVPAGSYSSESWPGSAGFLSDPPESWAVASVWNCQEAFKLEIRGASRARRLAAKVTRVLDRALPWMRIPSVPEVFRPFGMVFLYGLGGEGQRAGRMVRALCGHAHNMAKELRCGVVATEVASRDPLRLAIPHWDRLSCADDVWCVKRLVEGYGDGPLGDWTKSKSGLSIFVDPREV from the exons atggaGGTTCAAGAGGAGTTGGTGATGATAAGTGTGAGAGAGTTGGATCTAAAAAAAGATAGCGCAGCCGTGGAAGAGTTAGAGAGCAGGTGTGAAACGACAGCTTCCGCAGGCAAAATGTCTCTCTTCACTCATCTCTTGGGTGACCCCATTTCCAGAATCCGCCACTCGCCCTCCTTCCTCATGCTG GTAGCCGAAGTGGGTGTCGAGAAAAAGATAGCAGGGATCATCAGAGGTTGCATAAAAACTGTTACTTGTGGTCAAAAGTCGATTCGTTCAGTCTCACATACTAATAAAAATGGTCATGATAGTGCTACTGCTACTCCACTTTGCGCCAAGTTGGCTTACATTTTGGGACTTAGAGTCTCCTCTTCTCATAG GCGAAAAGGTATTGGGTCGAAGTTAATCAAGAAAATGGAAGAATGGTTCAGAAAAAACGGGGCAGAATATTCGTACATGGCCACTGAGCTTGATAATGAATCATCACTAAACCTCTTCACCCGAAAATTCCACTACACCAAGTTCCGCACTCCTTCCGTTTTGGTCCAACCCGTTTTCGCTCACCCACTCCCAACCTACAAAAACCGAGTTACCATCTTCAAACTCACCCCAACCGACGCCGAGTCACTCTACCGCAGCCGATTCTCCGCCACCGAGTTTTTCCCGAGCGACATTGATCGAGTTCTCAACAATAAGCTCCATCTCGGGACCTACGTGGCCGTTCCGGCAGGGTCTTACTCGTCCGAGTCGTGGCCGGGTTCCGCCGGGTTCTTGTCTGACCCGCCCGAGTCGTGGGCGGTCGCCAGTGTTTGGAATTGTCAGGAGGCCTTTAAGTTGGAAATCAGAGGCGCGTCGCGTGCACGGCGTTTGGCGGCTAAGGTTACGCGCGTTTTGGATAGGGCTTTGCCGTGGATGAGAATCCCGTCGGTGCCGGAGGTGTTTAGGCCGTTTGGGATGGTGTTTTTGTATGGTTTGGGAGGAGAAGGCCAACGTGCGGGGAGAATGGTTAGGGCGCTTTGTGGTCACGCGCATAACATGGCGAAGGAGTTGAGGTGTGGAGTGGTGGCCACTGAGGTGGCTAGTCGAGATCCGCTGAGGTTAGCGATTCCGCACTGGGATAGGCTATCGTGCGCCGATGATGTATGGTGCGTAAAGAGGCTGGTGGAGGGTTACGGGGATGGGCCTCTTGGGGACTGGACCAAGTCCAAATCGGGCCTCTCAATATTTGTCGATCCAAGAGAAGTCTAA